A stretch of DNA from Betaproteobacteria bacterium:
GTCCGCGGTCTTGAGCCGCCCATGCACGCCGGCGAATAGAAGGTCGCCTGCGAACAGGACGCCGCGCTCGGGAACGTTGACGACCAGGTCGCCGGGGCAATGCCCGTGACCGAAGTGCAGCAACTCGATTCTTTCGCCGGCAATCTTCAGCGTGGCGCGATCCGCCACACCGACGTGCGGCACCAGTTCCTCGGGCGAAGTGAGCTCGTGAGCGAGCGCGGGGTTGCGCCGGCGCAGATCCTCGACCCACGATGGCATGCGCATCTTCGTCTCGATTCGCGATCGGCACGCTTCCGAGGCCATGATCACCGCGCCCTGGCGCCGGAAGAAGTGGTTCATCGAGAAGTGATCCGCGTCGTCGTGGGTGTTGATGGCGAAGCGCACCGGCCGGTCGCTCACGCGCTCGAGCGCCGCGGTCAGACCCGCGTAGTTCCTGACGAAGCTGTCGATGGAGATCGTGCCCTCGCCGGTCAGCACGATGCCGTTGTTGGAATCGCCGTCGGGGCCCACGTAGACGAACACCCCGTCCCCGACATCGGCCACACCACCCTTCTCGAAATCGATTCCCATCTTCGCCTCCTCGTGCCAAGTGAACGCCATCGCCCAGGCGCGGCAATTGTCGGATCGGTGAAATAGTCATTATCGCCTTCCCGGCGAATGGAGTTAGCGTTCTCACACGGCGCGTTCTCGTCGTAAGGTGCAGCCTGAGTTCGCCGACGAATCGGAAAGGCGTCCGACGAGTCCGCGCCCGAGATTGCAGTCGAGCGCCCGCTCGTTCCACCCGAGTGGAGGCCGATCATGAGTCCTGCCCGTGCATCGATGTTCGTCTTCGTCGGCTGGCTTGCCGCAGGTACGCCCGCCAGCGCGCAAAGTCGCTGGGTGATCGTCAATGGCGAACGCATGAGCGATGCGCAGGTGGCCTACCTGGAGCGGCGCGCCTGCACCCAAATTCCGAACGGTCAATACTGGCTCGACACGCAAACGGGCGCCTGGGGCTACGCCCGCAATCCGCAGGTGCAAGGAAGGTTCGGCGAGGCGTGCCGGCAGCCGCGCAAGAGCCTGTCGGAACGGCGCCAGCTCTACCGGCCGGGAGAAATCCTCAGTCAGTAGCGGCGAGGGTGCCGCTGCGCTTGCGGCTCGGACGCACGTCGAGCTCGGAGGCTGGATAGCGGCCGGTGAGACATCGCAGCGCGAATGCGTCCAGCAGTCCGAGCGCATCATTGCCGAGTGCGCATCATCCGAATGAATTCCCTCGCTGTCTCGTTGCCGCCGGTGGGTGAGTTCGAGCCGGCCACAGGCGGGGAGTGTGGATGGCTGGCGAAGATAAACCGTCGGCCCCGATCTTAGATATTGCGCGGACAATTTGCCGGTTCTTGCGTAAGACCGGCCTGTGCGAAAGGTTTGCATGTCCCGCACGGCGCGCGTAGATAATATGCGGCACGCGCGCTAGCTGTTGTCCAGGCGGGAATCGATCGAGAGGAGTCTTACCCCCAGTACCTACACGAGGAGAGGAGGCGCCATGGTGAAGAGCAGCTCCGCAATTGCAGCTTGGCTCGCGCTCGCGACGTCGGTACTCGCTGCGCAGCCTGCATCCAATTATCCGGAACGTCCGATCCGGCTCGTGATCGGAAGCGCGCCGGGGTCCGGGCCGGACATCATCTCCCGCGTCCTTTCCGAGCGGCTGTACAAGGCATGGCGGCAGCGTATCGTCGTGGACGCACGCCCCGGCCTCGCGGGTGCGGTCAGCGCGGAGATCGCCGCACGCTCCGCCCCCGATGGCTACACGTTGCTCATGATGACCTCGCAGCTTTTCATCGCCACGAAGGTATATCCGAACCTGAAGTTCGACCTGGAGAGAGATTTCGCATCGGTCGCGCTGATCGGCAGCGTGCCCTACGTACTGGTAGTCAATCCACAGGTGCCCGCGAAGTCGGTCGCTGATCTGATCCAGCATTCGAAGAAGACGTCGCTAAGTCACGGCTCGGCCGGCCCTGGCGGCGGCGAACACCTCTGCATGGTCTACTTCCTGCACATGGCGGACACGAAAATGCTGCACGTGCCGTACAAAGGCATCGCGCAGGCGCTCGCGGACGTAGCGGGGCAGGAGATTCACACCACGTTCGCGGTCGTTCCGGCCGCGTTGCCCTTCATTCAGGGCAAACGCGTCAGGCCACTCGGCGTCAGCAGTACGAAACCTGCGCCACTGCTGCCCGACGTCCCCCCGATCTCCGACACCATTGCTGGTTTCGAGAACTTCGGCTGGTACAGCATCATCGCCCCGAAGGCAACGCCGGTTGCCATATTGGACAAGTTGAGCGCCGAAATCGTGAAAGCGATGGAGGAGCCTCAATTCGGCGAACAACTGAAGACGCTCGGCATCGAAATCCTCGGCGGCTCGCGCGCTGCGCTCGACGCGTTTCGCAAGAGCGAGTCGAAACGCATGGGGGATATCGTCAAGCAGGCGAATCTGGAGATAAAGTAGCTCCCGCACGCGTGCGTCGGCGCGACCTGGTGGAGGCTGGGAACCGGGAGTTGCGCAGGCACCGGCCGACCGTTGGCAGGCGCGTTCGCATTGACCTGCGTGGAGGCGAAAAGACATACTCCAACGCGGGTCGCTTACCGGCATCGCTCTGCGCTGGACGCATCGTTGTGCCAGATGCCGTGTTGCGCCAGCAAATGAAATTCGTTATGGGAGAACATCGCATGAAGATTCAGGCCGCCGTCTTTCACAAGGTCCACGAACCACTCACGATCGAGACGGTCGAGCTGGACCAGCCGCGCGGGCGCGAGATCATCATGCGCACGGTCGCGACCGGCGTCTGCCACAGCGATCTGCATGTCATCGAAGGCCTGGGGCGCTATCCGACCGACCGGCCGTTCGTGCTGGGCCACGAGGGCGCCGGCGTGGTCGAAGCCGTCGGCTCGGATGTCACCGCGGTCAAGGTCGGCGACCACGTCGTCGCCTGCCTGTCCGGTTTCTGCGGCACCTGTCCGCAATGCCTGAGCGGCCATCCCAACGTGTGCACCGGCGGCATCGCCACGCGGGCGGAATCGGAGGCCCCGCGCCTGTCGCAGGCGGGCGGCCTGGTGCGCCAGTTCGGCGGGCTGGGCAGCTACGCCGAGAAAATGCTGGTGCACGAGAACTCGGTGGTGAAGATCGACACCGACATTCCGTTCGACCGCGCGGCGCTGGTGGGTTGCGGTGTGCTGACGGGCGTGGGCGCGGCGCTGCGTTCCTCGGGCATGCGCGCCGGGCAGACGGTGGCCGTGTTCGGTTGCGGCGGCGTCGGCCTGTCGATCGTGCAGGGCGCGCGCATCGGCGGCGCGCGGCAGATCATTGCGGTGGATCAGTTCGACTCGAAACTGGAGATGGCCAAGGGCGTGGGCGCAACGCATCGGGTGAACGCGAGCCGCGACGATCCCGTGAAGGCGATTCGCGCCTTGACCGGCGGGCTGGGCGTGGACCATGCATTCGAGGCGGTCGGTCTCTCCAAGCTTTGCCGGCAGGCAATCGAAAGCCTTGCGATTCGTGGCACGGCAACCATCTGCGGTGTGCTGCCGCCGGATGCGACCATCGAGTTTCCCTGGCTCGCGATCCGGCCCGAGTGCAAGGTACAGACCTCGCGCATGGGCTCGAATCAGTTTCGCACCGACATACCGAACTATCTCGAATTCTATCGCCAGGGGCGG
This window harbors:
- a CDS encoding MBL fold metallo-hydrolase gives rise to the protein MAFTWHEEAKMGIDFEKGGVADVGDGVFVYVGPDGDSNNGIVLTGEGTISIDSFVRNYAGLTAALERVSDRPVRFAINTHDDADHFSMNHFFRRQGAVIMASEACRSRIETKMRMPSWVEDLRRRNPALAHELTSPEELVPHVGVADRATLKIAGERIELLHFGHGHCPGDLVVNVPERGVLFAGDLLFAGVHGRLKTADIDSLIAMLERLAGIPCQTVIPGHGMPVKGVGKQAIDIYRDYLVVLRARITELIGNGVTPDRIAAELEGWKYGNWGRAELFPVCAEHVYKDVAWHMRFSLDNPAQIMTRA
- a CDS encoding alcohol dehydrogenase catalytic domain-containing protein, which codes for MQAAVFHKVHEPLTIETVELDQPRGREIIMRTVATGVCHSDLHVIEGLGRYPTDRPFVLGHEGAGVVEAVGSDVTAVKVGDHVVACLSGFCGTCPQCLSGHPNVCTGGIATRAESEAPRLSQAGGLVRQFGGLGSYAEKMLVHENSVVKIDTDIPFDRAALVGCGVLTGVGAALRSSGMRAGQTVAVFGCGGVGLSIVQGARIGGARQIIAVDQFDSKLEMAKGVGATHRVNASRDDPVKAIRALTGGLGVDHAFEAVGLSKLCRQAIESLAIRGTATICGVLPPDATIEFPWLAIRPECKVQTSRMGSNQFRTDIPNYLEFYRQGRLDLDSMISRRGRLSDINEAFRAMKAGEVARTVLMFD
- a CDS encoding tripartite tricarboxylate transporter substrate binding protein, with protein sequence MVKSSSAIAAWLALATSVLAAQPASNYPERPIRLVIGSAPGSGPDIISRVLSERLYKAWRQRIVVDARPGLAGAVSAEIAARSAPDGYTLLMMTSQLFIATKVYPNLKFDLERDFASVALIGSVPYVLVVNPQVPAKSVADLIQHSKKTSLSHGSAGPGGGEHLCMVYFLHMADTKMLHVPYKGIAQALADVAGQEIHTTFAVVPAALPFIQGKRVRPLGVSSTKPAPLLPDVPPISDTIAGFENFGWYSIIAPKATPVAILDKLSAEIVKAMEEPQFGEQLKTLGIEILGGSRAALDAFRKSESKRMGDIVKQANLEIK